AACTGTTAAAAAAGGGGTACGTGTGGGAATTCCACGCGGCCAGAGAAAGCGATTCCCCGAATAATGGATTAATGGACATCTCCCCCTCCGACTCTCAAGTTTTGACACGGCGACCCCAGGCAGGCACGGCGGGAGAGGACGCTTCTCCCTACCCCGGCCGAACCGCGCAGCCGGACCCGCACGCTGCCCTCCACCGCGTTTTGCGCGAGGCGGGGGACGAAATCGAAAGGATGTACCAACGGGACTTCGCAGAAATGTCGAACCAGTTGCATTTCACGCCCAGCACGGCGCAGCGCAGGTTCACTGCGGTCATAGAGGAGCTCTTCAGCGACGGCGTGAACTGGGGTCGGATCGTGGCGTTTTTCGAGTTCGGGGGTACCATGTGCGTGGAGAGCGTGAACCGCGAGATGACGTCCCAGGTCGACAACATTGCACACTGGATGACAGACTATCTAAACGGGCCGCTGCAGAACTGGATCCAGGAGAATGGTGGCTGGGTATGTCTTCCTTGTCATTTCGCATTGTCGCTTTCGTCACGTTATGCAGAGTGCCAGCATACAGTGAAGTATTGTTGTCTCTGCCAGGCGAGCGCAGTATGGGAAGTCATTAAAGTCAATGACATCAGAGCTCAGAATTCCCCCATTTAAAGGTCAGGTGCTTTGCCTAGTATTTTCCACCAATGGCATGGCTTTTCACCTGTCACTCCTCCCAAACGCCTTTCTGTCTGTAGTTGCGCTCTGTCATCAGTAGACGCTATCAATGTCAGACACCTGCCTTAATGCCTAAAAGGTGAACACGTGTCTCTCTGGTAGGGGAACACATTTAGGCTGAACCGATTGCTGTGTATTTAACAGAACGAGGCTCTGGCCAGCAATAAAGGTGAGGCTGTGGTAGGCACAAGAGACACAGATACGCACCTGGACGTGTTGGCATTGTGCATCAGAgtgatttcatttttcctgGTCAGACCCCTGAAGTTTGTGCTGTTGGGTCATGCAAATGATTACACTTGAGATCTCACACGCACCAGGCGAGCAGACAGTTTTGACTCAGTCATACTTCATTCTGATTGTGTcatcaaatatttcattaggctgggctgttttttcttttcctggaTTATGTTAATGAACAGTATGATACATAGTAGAAGTTCTAGATTGGCGAAAGTTGCGCTGTGTGACAGAGCCAGTCTGAAAGGAGAGACAGCGCTTTTCCCATGAGCTCCTCCTGTCCGAATCAAAGAGACAGTCTAGTTCAAGTGCACATTCTTTCCATTATATCTCTCCCTCTACTTTTCCTTCAGCTCATTCAATTGATTCTTTGTCCTGTGTTGCATTAGTGCAAATAATTGCACATGGCTGAATGTATGGGCACTAGCCGTCCCTGGGTTTCAGTACGCGGTGGAGAAACCTGTCGGAGACTGCACTGCTCGGTACCGTGTGGAGAAAACCGTGTGAGAAAGGTGCACTGCGTGGCGgtgctgt
The nucleotide sequence above comes from Megalops cyprinoides isolate fMegCyp1 chromosome 2, fMegCyp1.pri, whole genome shotgun sequence. Encoded proteins:
- the LOC118772989 gene encoding apoptosis regulator Bcl-2-like, with the protein product MANESPYDNRNIVEKYIYHKLLKKGYVWEFHAARESDSPNNGLMDISPSDSQVLTRRPQAGTAGEDASPYPGRTAQPDPHAALHRVLREAGDEIERMYQRDFAEMSNQLHFTPSTAQRRFTAVIEELFSDGVNWGRIVAFFEFGGTMCVESVNREMTSQVDNIAHWMTDYLNGPLQNWIQENGGWVCLPCHFALSLSSRYAECQHTVKYCCLCQASAVWEVIKVNDIRAQNSPI